TAATGTTTCCACTTAAATAAGGGTTGCTTTTCCATACTGATCACGTCCTTCTTTTAGAATAATAGTATCAGTATGTTCAAGTTTCAGAGATTACTTGCAATTGTCCTGAAATTTTTGCACCAGAACCAAGTAAATAATAAAACATATATTTTAATAAGTTAGTTGTACCATTTACATATCTACTTTAAAAACTTTTAATCTGTAACTCAACGTAAATATGATATAATAAATTACTAATTAATATAAGAATAAAAGGAGTGTTCTTTATGATTGATAATCCTAGTAAAATTATTACTATCGAAGATGTCATGGATATGTTAACTATTTCATCGAAGAAAACGATTTATACATATATTCAGCAAGGAAAATTAAATCCTATAAACAAAGATGACTGGCATATCGAAGGTCGTTATGAATTTGATCTGGAAGATGTGGTTCGGTTACAAGAAGAATTAAAAAAGCCAGGACTTACAACAAAAGAAGTGGCTCAACAATTGGATATATCGGTCACAACGGTCAATAAGTACATTAAACAAGAACTGTTACCTGCGTTCCAAGCAGAATACCGGGGAATGAATTGTTATTTTGTTCACGAAGAAGCGTTAGAAGAGTTTAAGAGTACTCATGAGGTAGGGAAAAAACCTAGTAAGCGTCATTTTTATCACGCCGAGAAAAACATTGCGCTATTTCAGCTTTTCGTGAAAAAACAGGACGAAAAAGAAGAGTTTGCCCGTATTATCTCGGTAGAAGATTCGATTATGGCGATTACAGAAAAGCACGAAGAGTTAACATTAGAGGAGTTAATTCACCGGGGCTTTGAAGCAGCCTATACTATTGAGTCTAAAAAGATGATTACCAAAGAAGGCTATGCCACGTTTGCCTTTAAGCAAACAGCTTATGCAAAATCCCATCTTTATAAACTCTTGGATTTATTTTATCAATATGTCAGTCCGACTAATATGAGAATTACGCCACAAGAAGAGAAAGAGCAATTTTTGATTGAAATCAAACCTGTATTGCTGACAGAATCCTCACAAGAACTCGTTGAGCTATTAGAGTCGGTTCTTGTCTCAGGAAAAATTAACAAGCGTAGCCGTGGCATTTATATTGATAGCGACTTAGAAGTTATACGAGTGAAAGTAACAAGTGATTTGAAAGAAGAGTTACAGCATAAAGCGAAAGAATTAGGTAAACGAAACATTGAGGAATTGTTATTATATGCTGTACAAAAATTATAAAATTGACTAACCAATCTTAAAAATAGCAAACAAGGCAAGCCAACAAGAATGGTTTGCCTTTACAAATGAATAAGATATCTATTTTAAATTTATGTTATACGCAGAGCAAGTTTACATATAACGTGTTATCGGAAATAATAAAGAACCCTTTTTTAATAAATAAGGGTTCTTTATTATTTAAAAGTTATAAATTTTCGTCTCTCAGCTGAAAGCAATACTTGTTCTAATTCTTAATTATTGAAATCCCATTAATTCTTTAACTCGTTTAACATTTTCTACTGAAGTTAATTTTTCTAATAGCAAAAATGATACATCAAATCCGGTACTAGGGTTTGAGGAAGTAATGATATTATTATCTACAACAATATAATCATCTTGAACAAATGCACCCATTTCTCTTAACTGTGCCTTTCTTATACTGCTAGGGTGATTATATGTAGTGGCTTTTTTGCCTTCTAAGATTCCACTTTTTCCAAGTGAAAGAGCCGCCACACAAATACTAGCTATAGGTTTTCCCATCTCATGAAAGTCTCTAATAACCTGTAAAAACCTCTCATCGTAAGCATCTTCATAAAAATTTGCTTCTTCAAAACCGCCAGGTATCGCAAGAGCATCAAATTCTTTCACATTAATATCTGATACTAATATTTCTGGGGTTACAGTAAAATTCCATGTGCAAGTTAGTTTTGGATGTAAACCTGCTGTCACCAATTTAGTTGTGCCGTCTCCCTCAAATTTATTCCACCCAAACACATCTGTAAAAACACTTGCTTCTACAGCTTCAAATCCATTTGCTAAAAGTAATAATATTTTCTTCACATTATCAGCTCCTTTCAATAAATTTTAGTAAATATCTATAACATTTCACATATAAATGATTAGGTTATTCCCAAAGATAACTTTACTAAATTAGGTAATTATTCAATAATAATTAATAAAAAAAGGTTGACGATAAAATGGACTTAATAGATAAAAAAATACTTCATGAATTGCAATTGAATGCTAAGATCTCAATGAAAGAATTAGCCCAAAAAGTTTACTTATCTTCTCCATCTACAATTGAACGCGTTAGAAGATTAGAGGAAAATGGCATTATAAAAGGATATAAAGCCATTATCGATGCAGAAAAATTAAATAGAAATATAACTGCATTTGTTTTATTTGAAACAACAAAGTGTAAGGATCTTGCAGCATTTTGTAATCTCCACCCTGATGTAACGGAGTGTTATCGTGTGGCTGGACAAATAAGTTACGTAGCAAAAGTATGTACAGAGTCAGTGCATACTTTGGAAGAATTTATTGATAAAGCTATGGCATTTGGTACCCCATCTACAAACATAGTTTTATCATCAAATGATAATATGGAAATGAAATTGTCTAAAGATAATAGCAACCAATAGCTTTTCAAAGATAATTACTACTGCTAAATATGTACGTTCTATACAATTTTAGTTACCATAATGTCTCTTTCCGGTACACAACCCAAAAAAGAACCCTTGGTAGGCAAGGGTTCAAAGTTTGTTGTTCGAACGGGATAATGCAGTTTTTTATACATCCTTGATTTAACGGGTTTTACCGTAAATATGAATGACCTAAAGATGTATAAAAACTCTGCGTTTTATACATATGCTAAAGGTTATCTTATATTGCCTTATTTATAAATTTATAGTACAATTATTCAGACTTTTCTATTAATTGGAACATATAAATTCCCTAAAAGCTATCCGTCCTGCAACGATGGGGTAGCTTTCTTTTTTGTTAACGATAATAATTACTTTAACATCTTGTAATAGGTTTAAATATCTTGTCCGTAAAAGTATACGTTTACGGACTTTTCTTTTGGATAGGAAGTTTAGCATTTTTAACGTTCACTTAAGTTTTGAAATTAATTACGAACGTCCTGTTAAAATAACACACTTTTACGAATGATATGTAAGTGGGGAAAAGAATCTCGGCC
The sequence above is drawn from the Priestia aryabhattai genome and encodes:
- a CDS encoding helix-turn-helix domain-containing protein codes for the protein MIDNPSKIITIEDVMDMLTISSKKTIYTYIQQGKLNPINKDDWHIEGRYEFDLEDVVRLQEELKKPGLTTKEVAQQLDISVTTVNKYIKQELLPAFQAEYRGMNCYFVHEEALEEFKSTHEVGKKPSKRHFYHAEKNIALFQLFVKKQDEKEEFARIISVEDSIMAITEKHEELTLEELIHRGFEAAYTIESKKMITKEGYATFAFKQTAYAKSHLYKLLDLFYQYVSPTNMRITPQEEKEQFLIEIKPVLLTESSQELVELLESVLVSGKINKRSRGIYIDSDLEVIRVKVTSDLKEELQHKAKELGKRNIEELLLYAVQKL
- a CDS encoding DJ-1/PfpI family protein encodes the protein MKKILLLLANGFEAVEASVFTDVFGWNKFEGDGTTKLVTAGLHPKLTCTWNFTVTPEILVSDINVKEFDALAIPGGFEEANFYEDAYDERFLQVIRDFHEMGKPIASICVAALSLGKSGILEGKKATTYNHPSSIRKAQLREMGAFVQDDYIVVDNNIITSSNPSTGFDVSFLLLEKLTSVENVKRVKELMGFQ
- a CDS encoding Lrp/AsnC family transcriptional regulator, producing MDLIDKKILHELQLNAKISMKELAQKVYLSSPSTIERVRRLEENGIIKGYKAIIDAEKLNRNITAFVLFETTKCKDLAAFCNLHPDVTECYRVAGQISYVAKVCTESVHTLEEFIDKAMAFGTPSTNIVLSSNDNMEMKLSKDNSNQ